A window of Agrobacterium vitis genomic DNA:
TCCAGATGATAGGTGCGTCGATCGGTGTTGATGACCAGATTGGTCTGGAGATCGGGCCGCGTCGGCTTTACCAGGATATGCACCTGCTTTGAAGCCGCCGTGCCGCTTTCAGTATCGCCGATGATCCAGCGCACGGTGTCGCCTGCAGCCACTGGACCAGACCCGACCAGTTGCTCGCCTGGCTGAAGGGCGATGTCCGTCACTTGACCAGGTGCAGCATAGACCTGATAGAGCGCACCGCCGGAGAAAGGATAGATCTGCACGGCATTGATGAAGCCGTCACGGACCGGCTGGATGCGAGCGGCTTCGTTGGCCAACGTAATCCGTGTCTTCGGATCGTCAGGCTCCGCCTTTGCCTTCTCCCCGTTGATGGGCTTCAACTGGCCGGGTAGCGGCAGGGGTTTCGGCAGTTCGACCACCTTTACAGGCCCAACCGGATCGGCGGTCAGCACGGCGGGCGCCGCGTCATCGTAGTCGATCTCCGGCGGAATGTATTTCTTCGCGCAGCCGGCAAGCGCCGATGCCGACAATAATGTTGCCAGCAGCAGCGATGCACTTTTCCTGTATGCCCGCTTCATTGCGAAAGCTCCTTCGACCAGTTGATTGCGTTGACGTAGACGCCGAGTGGATTGGAGCGCAGCTTTTCAGCGGTGCGCGGCGGCTGGATCACGACGGTCAGAATGGCGGTCCAGCGTTCGGTGGTGGATAGCTGGCCGTTCTCGAACTGCCGTTCGGTCCAGGCGATACGGAAGCTGTCGGGCGAGGCACGGATGACGCTGGAGATCTCGACGGCGATCTGGTTCTTGCCGACCTTCGTGAACGGGTCATTGGCACGGGCATAGTCATTAAGCGCGATCGCCCCGCGATCGGTGGTGTACTCGTAGGCGCGAAGCCAGTTCTGCCGCACGATGACCGGATCGGCCGGAATGCTGCGAACCTGTTCGATGAAACGAGCGAGATGCCAGGCGATCTGTGGATCGGTCGGCCGATAGTCGGTCATGGCAGAGGCAACGGCCTGCGCCTCGCCAAACTTGTCGATCTGCACCACCCATGGCACCACAGTCCCACGCGTCGATTGCCAGACCAGCGCCGATGCAAAACCGCCAGCCAGAAACAGAGAGCCGAAGGCCATCAGCCGCCAGTTTTTCGCCTGCACGCGAGCGGAGCCTATGCGCTCGTCCCAGACCTGCGCTGCCTTCTGGTAGGGGGTTTCGGGTTCCGGGGTGCGTGCGTAGCGCACGGAAGGTCGCCTAAAAATGTTCATCAACGGTCATCCTGATTGAGAGAGACGGACATGGAGCCGCCGCCGTGGTCCGCAGAGCGGATCGTGTGGGCGGCTGTGCTGACACCGTGACTGACGGTGCTGCTCCGCTTCATGCGCTGCGCCCATTCGGGCGGCGTCGAGGGCGATATGTCGGGGCCGGACACGGCGGCGGAACTTGCGGACTGCGGCCCGGCAAACGATGGATCATTGGCGGCTTCGGGCATGCCGACGCCGACCTCGTTCTTGCCGCCGGTCGCCTTCCATGCGCCCGCCTGTCCGGAGCGATAGCTGGAGCTCATGGATTGGGATGCGCCGGACCCCATGGCCCTGCCCTTGGTCACGGCAAAACCGGCGGCTGCTTTTGCGACACCGGCAAAACCGGCAGCACCACCGCCAGTCCCGGTTGTGCCAACAGATGCTTCGCCAAGCCCGTAGGCGGTCCTGGCGCCGCCGGCGAGTGTTGCCCCTCCCCTCGCCACACCGCCGACAGCATTTGCGGCCGCACCCAGTCCAGCCTTGGCACCCATGTAACCGGCAGCTCCCAGACCGGCTGCGGCAAGACCGGTTCCGACGGCAGCGCCTGCTCCGAGTTGCGGGGCGCCGGACACCAAGCCCGAGGCGATACCGGGACCGAAGATCGACAGGCCCATCAACGAGAGCGCGCCGAGCACAAGCGATAGTGCCTCGGTGATGGTCGGCTGTTCAGAGAAACCGGATGTGAACTCGTCGAACAGCCCGGAGCCGATGCCGACGATGACGGCCAGCACCAGTATCTTGACCCCGGAGGCGACGATATTGCCGAGCACCTTCTCGGCGAGGAAGGATGTCTTGTTGAACAGCGCGAAGGGGATCAGGACGAAGCCCGCAAGCGTCGTCAGCTTGAACTCGATCAGCGTGATAAAGATCTGGATGGCGAGGATGAAGAAGGCAACGAGAACGATGACCCAGGCCACCATCAAGACGAAGATCTGCACGAAGTTTTCGAAGAAGGCGATATAGCCCATCAACTCGCCGGCGGCCTCCAGGATGGGATTGCCGGCATCGATACCGACCTGCGCCACGCGACCGGGCTGCAACAGTTCCGAGGCTGACAGGCTAGAGCCACCGGCCTTGAGACCGAGCCCGGAAAAGCTCTCGAAGACGATGCCCGCGAGCCGGTTGAAGTTGCCGATGATGAAGGCGAAAAAACCGATATAGAGCGTCTTCTTCACCAGCCGCTGCAGCACGTCCTCATCCGCGCCCCATGCCCAGAACAGACCGGCCAGCACGATATCGATGACGATCAGCGTCGAGGTCAGGAAAGCCACCTCCCCGCCGAGCAGACCGAAGCCGCTGTCGATGTAGGCGGTGAAGGTTTCGAGGAAACGGTCGATGATGCCGGTATTGTTCATGGCGACGGCACCTCGCCGGTCTTCGGTGCGACCGGTCGATCGGTTGCGAAGAAGCGGCGGCGATTTTCCGCCCAGGCCTTGTGGCAGGCAGCATCATCGGCCGCGGCCATGCCAAGGTCGCGGCAGCGCGAGAGCCCGGTGTTGACGGGCTCGCCGCCCGGACGCCCGATACTGGGGACTTTCGCATCGGTTGCGTCTTCATCTTGCAGGGCAACGATTGCGGCGGTCAGCCCTGCACCAAATGCGAAGACGGCAAGTATCCGGGCGGCGATCTTCAGGTCCATTTGTCTCCGTGCTCCTCAATCGTGGAACATGCGGACGCTGGACGGACTGTAGGCCGAGCCGGTCATGAAGCGGCTGAACTGCTCTCGGGCCTGTTCCTGTGCCGCTGCAGCCCTCGCCTGTTCCAGCGCACTGGCCCTGCCCTGCGCGGCGAGCATGGCGGTCAGATCAGAGATCTGTTTTGCCTGCACGGCCATGAGCTGGTTGCCGGCTTGGGTCGCCTGCAGCACACCGACTGCCGACTGGCTGGCATCGACCAGTTCGCTGGTCTGCCGTTGCGTGCCCTCGATATTGTCGACTGCCACGGCTCCTGCCTTGAGCGAATGCTCGAAAGCGGAAACCGATTGCTGCCAGCGCTGTTGCGCGGCCGAGACCAGCTGCGTTGCCGTTCGGTCTCCAGCGGCAAAATCGCGATAGGTGGCGTTGAATTGCTCGTCGATGTTCTGGACGTCGTAGGCAAGCTGGTCCGCTTCCCCGAGCAGGTTCTTCATCTCGGAAAAATTGTCCTCGATCTGCGACAGCATCGAGGTCGGCAGGCTGGTGAGGTTCTTCGCCTGATTGATGAGCATCTGGGCTTCGTTTTGAAGCGATGTGACCTGGTTTTTGATCTGTTCCAGTGCCCGGGCGGCCGAAAGCAGGTTCTGGCTGTAGTTGGTCGGGTCGTAGACAATCCGCCATGCAAAAGCCGGCGTCCCCAGGAATGGAACAGCGGCGCATGGCAAGACCAGAATGGCTGCGGCGCAGGCGAGTGCGCGGACGCGGCCTTTGAGGCCAGCACGGACAACGGTAGTCTTCATTGGGAAATCTCCTCTTCGGGTGACAGGGGGATGGGATTCGAGCCGCTCGTCTTTTCCGCCGACTGGTCGATGACGTTGGTTAGGTCGGGAACAAGATCGGAGGCCCAGCGCAGGCCGTTGGCCTCGAGCCAGGCTTCAAGAAAGTAAGGGCGCGCACCGTTGCGGATCAGTTCATCGATCAGCGCATGGTCGGCCTTGGTGGATGCAGCACAAAGCGTCAGCGCAACGGAGCCAAGGCCAAGCTCGAACAGCCGGTTGCCTCTGCGGCTCTGGCAGTAATAGTCCCGTTTCGGAGTCGCCCTTGCGATGATCTCGATCTGGCGCGCATTCAAACCGAAGCGTTCATAAATTGAGGTGATCTGCGGCTCGATGGCCCGCTCGTTGGCGAGAAAGATGCGCGTCGGGCAGCTTTCGACGATCACGGGCGCGATCGGCGAAGCCTCGATGTCGGCGAGCGACTGCGAAGAGAAGACGACGCTGACATTCTTCTTGCGCAGCGTCTTCAGCCATTCCTTGATTTTCTGGGCAAAGCCGCCGTCGTCCAGCGCCCGCCAGCCCTCGTCGATGATCAGCAGGCTCGGCCGACCGTCGAAGCGGGATTCAATCCGGTGGAACAGATAGGAAAGAACGGCGGGCGCCGCTCCCGTGCCGATCAATCCTTCGGTCTCGAAGGCCTGCACCTGCGCGTCCCCAAGCCATTCCATTTCCGCATCGAGGAGGCGACCATATGGGCCACCGATGCAGTAGGGCCGCAAAGCCTGCTTGAGCGCAGATGATTGCAGCAGTACCGTCAGGCCGGTGATGGTCCGCTCCACGACCGGCGCGGAAGCCAGGGACGTCAATGCCGTCCAGAGATATTCCTTGATATCAGGCGTGACGGTGACACCCTCACGGATCAGGATATCGACAAGCCAGTCGGCAGCCCATGCCCGCTCCGGAGTGTCCTCGATTCCGGCGAGCGGCTGGAGTGACACGGTATTGAGGAGCGATGTATCGTCGGAGAGCGAACCGCCCAAATCCTGCCAGTCGCCATTCATGGCGAGCGTTGCGGCCCTTATGCTTCCGCCGAAATCAAAGGCGAAGACCTGGGAGCGGAGATAGCGGCGGAACTGAAGGGCCATCATCGCCAACAGCACGGACTTTCCGGCACCGGTCGGGCCAACGATCATGGTGTGGCCGACATCGCCGACATGAAGAGAAAACCGGAACGGCGTCGATCCTTCGGTGCGGGCATAAAACAGCGGTGGCGCGTCGAAATGTTCGTCCTTCGCCGGACCCGCCCAGACTGCGGACAGCGGAATCATATGGGCGAGGTTCAACGTCGAGATCGGCGGCTGGCGGACATTGGCATAGGTCTGGCCAGGGATACTGCCGAGCCATGCTTCGATGGCGTTGACGCTTTCGATGATTGCCGTGAAGTCGCGTGACTGAATGACCTTTTCCGTCAGCCGCAGTTTCTCGTCGGCAATCGCCGGATCGGCATCCCAGACAGTGACGGTAGCGGTGACGTAAGCTTCCCCGACCTGATCGGAGCCGAGATCCTGCAGGGCTGCATCGGCATCGGCCGCCTTGTTGGCGGCATCGCTATCGACCAAGACCGATTGCTCGTTGGTCAGCACTTCCTTGAGGATCGCAGCGATGGATTTGCGTTTGGCGAACCACTGCCGCCTGATCTTCGTCACCAGCCGTGTCGCGTCGGTCTTGTCGAGCATGATCGCCCGGGTGCTCCACCGATAGGGAAAGGCCAGCCGGTTGAGATCGTCGAGGATGCCGGGAAAGGTGACCGTCGGAAACCCGATCACCGTCAGCGTACGCAGATGGAAATCGCCAAGCCTCGGCTCCAGGCCGCCGGCCAAAGGCTGATCGGCCAGCAACGCGTCAAGGTGGACAGGTGTTTCCGGAATACGGACACGATGGCGTTTGGTGGAAATGGTCGAATGCAGGTAGGTGAGCGTCTCCGCGTCATCCAGCCATCCGGCTTCCGGAACGAAGCCTTCCACGAGATGGAGGACACGATCCGTCCTGTCGATGAAACTGTTCAGCAGTTCCCATGGATCCACACCGCTTTTCTCCCGGCCCTCGTAGAGCCAGCTTTCCAGGCGTGAGGCTTCTTCCGCAGGCGGCAGCCACACGAAGGTCAGGAAATAGCTGCTCTCGTAGAGAAGGCCGGATTCATCGAATTGTTCGCGCCGCTCTATGTCGAGAAGCGCAGATGCGGAATCCGGAAACAGGCTTTCCGGATAGTCGGTGGCAGGGTTCCTCTGGGCTTCGACGAAGATCGCCCAACCGGAGCCAAGGCGACGCAGCGCGTTGTTAAGCCGTGCCGTGGTCCCCACCAGCTCGGCCGGCGTGGCGCTGTCGAGATCGGGACCCCGAAACCGCGCTGTGCGCTGGAACGAACCGTCCTTGTTCAGGACGGCGCCCGGTGCGACCAGAGCCGCCCATGGCAGGAAGTCGGAGAGGTGGGAAGCGCGTTTGCGGTATTCGGCAAGGTTCATCATCGGCAAATCCTCACACGCCCATATGCGCCGGATAGCGCAGGTGCCTGCGCCCGACGTCGACGAATTGCGCATCGCGTTTCGCAGCCCAGACGGCCGCGAAATGGCCGATGGCCCAGATCACCAGCCCGGCGATCCAGAGGCGAAGGCCGAGGCTGACGGCAGCGGCAAGCGTGCCGTTGGCAATGGCCACGGCACGGGGAGCGCCGCCGAGCAGGATCGGCTCGGCCAGCGACCGATGCACGGTCGCGAAGAAACCGCGCACTTCATCTTCTTGCTGGAAACTTGCTCCCATCAGACCAGCGCTCCGCCGCCGAAGGAAAAGAACGACAGGAAGAAGGAACTGGCGGCGAATGCGATGCTCAACCCGAAGACGATCTGGATCAGCTTGCGGAAGCCGCCGGACGTGTCGCCGAAGGCGAGCGCTAGGCCGGTGGCGATGATGATGATCACCGCGACGATCTTGGCGACCGGCCCTTCGATGGATTCCAGGATCTGCTGCAGCGGCTCCTCCCACGGCATGGACGAACCGGAGGCATGGGCGGGTGCCGCCATCAGCAGCGCGATCGAGGCAAGCGCCGTCGCGTGGACAAGGCAATTACGAGCACGACGAAGGACAAACGAGACAGACGTATTCATTGCTGGTCTCCTTTCGGGAGAAGTTGGTGAGCGGGAGGAGCTTGAGCGTTGAGGGTGCGGTAGTCGCCGGTGACGGGATCGAGCCCGTCGACAAGAGCGATTTCCACAAGGCGGCGGGCAGCGCCACGGCCGGACAGAACGGCGATGATGTCGATGGTTTCGGCGATAAGCGCGCGGGGAACCGTGACGACGGCTTCCTGCACGAGTTGCTCCAGCCGCCGCAGTGCCCCGATCGCCGTATTGGCGTGGATCGTGCCGATGCCACCTGGATGGCCGGTGCCCCACGCTTTCAGGAGGTCAAGGGCTTCCGCGCCGCGCACCTCTCCGACCGGAATACGGTCCGGCCGCAGACGTAGCGACGACTTCACCAGATCGGAGAGCGAGGCCACGCCATCTTTGGTCCGCAGCGCCACGAGATTAGGGGCGGCACATTGCAACTCTCTGGTATCTTCGATCAGCACCACGCGATCGGACGTCTTGGCGACTTCCGCCAGCAGAGCATTGGTGAGTGTCGTCTTGCCGGTGGATGTGCCGCCGGCGACAAGTATGTTCTTGCGCTTCTCCACCGCCAGCCGAAGCACCTCGGCCTGGCCCTGGGTCATGATGCCGGCGGCGACATAATCGGAAAGCGTGAAGACAGCGACAGCAGGCTTGCGGATGGCGAACGTCGCTGCGGCAACGACCGGCGGCAGCAATCCCTCGAAGCGTTCGCCGGTTTCCGGCAGTTCGGCCGAGACGCGTGGTGCGCCGGCGTGTACCTCGGCGCCAACGTGATGCGCAACCAGGCGCACGATGCGCTCGCCATCGGCCGGGATCAGTATGTCGTCTGTTGCGACAAGACCCTCCTTCAGACGATCGACCCAAAGGCGTCCGTCCGGGTTCAGCATTACTTCGACGACGTAGGGATCCTCGAGATAGGCGGCGATGGCCGGCCCCAGTGCCGTACGGAGCATGCGCGCGCCGCGTGAAACGGCTTGCCCTTCTTGACGATGATTGACCATGACGCCCCCGTTCGGGCCATCCGCAAAACGTCCGGATGGCGACAGGGACAATCAAGAAAGGCACAAATTAGGTGCCGGCAACACTATTCTTTCCGGGATCGTAGGCGCTCGTAGAGGAGCGAAAAAATACTTGCTAGGTGCGGGGCAGGCTTGCTCCACTACTTCGGTCATGCGGCCGTGCAGCCAAGTATCGGATAGCCAACGAGACCCAACAAAACTCGGTGGCACAAAAGCCGCATATCAGCGAAAATCACTGGTTTTCGTGGTCGGCTCGCTCGATATCCTCGGAAATTTCCTGCCTCAGCTTAGGACCCTTCGCGAGCCTGCGCCCCAACGCGGTGACGAACGCCTCGTAGCGTTCACTCGATTTGGCCCGTGCGGCCTGCGCGGCAGGCTCT
This region includes:
- the trbG gene encoding P-type conjugative transfer protein TrbG, which codes for MKRAYRKSASLLLATLLSASALAGCAKKYIPPEIDYDDAAPAVLTADPVGPVKVVELPKPLPLPGQLKPINGEKAKAEPDDPKTRITLANEAARIQPVRDGFINAVQIYPFSGGALYQVYAAPGQVTDIALQPGEQLVGSGPVAAGDTVRWIIGDTESGTAASKQVHILVKPTRPDLQTNLVINTDRRTYHLELRSTPSTYMASVSWQYPQDQLIALRRQNARATETQGVATGIDISKLNFRYRVEGDAAPWRPMRAFDDGAKVYIEFPSGIGQGEMPPLFVIGPSGNSELVNYRARQNYYVVDRLFAAAELRLGDKDSAKRVRIVRTDGRSVVKRTTLFSSERSR
- the trbF gene encoding conjugal transfer protein TrbF; protein product: MNIFRRPSVRYARTPEPETPYQKAAQVWDERIGSARVQAKNWRLMAFGSLFLAGGFASALVWQSTRGTVVPWVVQIDKFGEAQAVASAMTDYRPTDPQIAWHLARFIEQVRSIPADPVIVRQNWLRAYEYTTDRGAIALNDYARANDPFTKVGKNQIAVEISSVIRASPDSFRIAWTERQFENGQLSTTERWTAILTVVIQPPRTAEKLRSNPLGVYVNAINWSKELSQ
- the trbL gene encoding P-type conjugative transfer protein TrbL, producing the protein MNNTGIIDRFLETFTAYIDSGFGLLGGEVAFLTSTLIVIDIVLAGLFWAWGADEDVLQRLVKKTLYIGFFAFIIGNFNRLAGIVFESFSGLGLKAGGSSLSASELLQPGRVAQVGIDAGNPILEAAGELMGYIAFFENFVQIFVLMVAWVIVLVAFFILAIQIFITLIEFKLTTLAGFVLIPFALFNKTSFLAEKVLGNIVASGVKILVLAVIVGIGSGLFDEFTSGFSEQPTITEALSLVLGALSLMGLSIFGPGIASGLVSGAPQLGAGAAVGTGLAAAGLGAAGYMGAKAGLGAAANAVGGVARGGATLAGGARTAYGLGEASVGTTGTGGGAAGFAGVAKAAAGFAVTKGRAMGSGASQSMSSSYRSGQAGAWKATGGKNEVGVGMPEAANDPSFAGPQSASSAAVSGPDISPSTPPEWAQRMKRSSTVSHGVSTAAHTIRSADHGGGSMSVSLNQDDR
- the trbK-alt gene encoding putative entry exclusion protein TrbK-alt, which produces MDLKIAARILAVFAFGAGLTAAIVALQDEDATDAKVPSIGRPGGEPVNTGLSRCRDLGMAAADDAACHKAWAENRRRFFATDRPVAPKTGEVPSP
- the trbJ gene encoding P-type conjugative transfer protein TrbJ; translated protein: MKTTVVRAGLKGRVRALACAAAILVLPCAAVPFLGTPAFAWRIVYDPTNYSQNLLSAARALEQIKNQVTSLQNEAQMLINQAKNLTSLPTSMLSQIEDNFSEMKNLLGEADQLAYDVQNIDEQFNATYRDFAAGDRTATQLVSAAQQRWQQSVSAFEHSLKAGAVAVDNIEGTQRQTSELVDASQSAVGVLQATQAGNQLMAVQAKQISDLTAMLAAQGRASALEQARAAAAQEQAREQFSRFMTGSAYSPSSVRMFHD
- the trbE gene encoding conjugal transfer protein TrbE encodes the protein MMNLAEYRKRASHLSDFLPWAALVAPGAVLNKDGSFQRTARFRGPDLDSATPAELVGTTARLNNALRRLGSGWAIFVEAQRNPATDYPESLFPDSASALLDIERREQFDESGLLYESSYFLTFVWLPPAEEASRLESWLYEGREKSGVDPWELLNSFIDRTDRVLHLVEGFVPEAGWLDDAETLTYLHSTISTKRHRVRIPETPVHLDALLADQPLAGGLEPRLGDFHLRTLTVIGFPTVTFPGILDDLNRLAFPYRWSTRAIMLDKTDATRLVTKIRRQWFAKRKSIAAILKEVLTNEQSVLVDSDAANKAADADAALQDLGSDQVGEAYVTATVTVWDADPAIADEKLRLTEKVIQSRDFTAIIESVNAIEAWLGSIPGQTYANVRQPPISTLNLAHMIPLSAVWAGPAKDEHFDAPPLFYARTEGSTPFRFSLHVGDVGHTMIVGPTGAGKSVLLAMMALQFRRYLRSQVFAFDFGGSIRAATLAMNGDWQDLGGSLSDDTSLLNTVSLQPLAGIEDTPERAWAADWLVDILIREGVTVTPDIKEYLWTALTSLASAPVVERTITGLTVLLQSSALKQALRPYCIGGPYGRLLDAEMEWLGDAQVQAFETEGLIGTGAAPAVLSYLFHRIESRFDGRPSLLIIDEGWRALDDGGFAQKIKEWLKTLRKKNVSVVFSSQSLADIEASPIAPVIVESCPTRIFLANERAIEPQITSIYERFGLNARQIEIIARATPKRDYYCQSRRGNRLFELGLGSVALTLCAASTKADHALIDELIRNGARPYFLEAWLEANGLRWASDLVPDLTNVIDQSAEKTSGSNPIPLSPEEEISQ
- a CDS encoding VirB3 family type IV secretion system protein gives rise to the protein MGASFQQEDEVRGFFATVHRSLAEPILLGGAPRAVAIANGTLAAAVSLGLRLWIAGLVIWAIGHFAAVWAAKRDAQFVDVGRRHLRYPAHMGV
- a CDS encoding TrbC/VirB2 family protein; this encodes MNTSVSFVLRRARNCLVHATALASIALLMAAPAHASGSSMPWEEPLQQILESIEGPVAKIVAVIIIIATGLALAFGDTSGGFRKLIQIVFGLSIAFAASSFFLSFFSFGGGALV
- the trbB gene encoding P-type conjugative transfer ATPase TrbB, with translation MVNHRQEGQAVSRGARMLRTALGPAIAAYLEDPYVVEVMLNPDGRLWVDRLKEGLVATDDILIPADGERIVRLVAHHVGAEVHAGAPRVSAELPETGERFEGLLPPVVAAATFAIRKPAVAVFTLSDYVAAGIMTQGQAEVLRLAVEKRKNILVAGGTSTGKTTLTNALLAEVAKTSDRVVLIEDTRELQCAAPNLVALRTKDGVASLSDLVKSSLRLRPDRIPVGEVRGAEALDLLKAWGTGHPGGIGTIHANTAIGALRRLEQLVQEAVVTVPRALIAETIDIIAVLSGRGAARRLVEIALVDGLDPVTGDYRTLNAQAPPAHQLLPKGDQQ